A stretch of Aerococcaceae bacterium zg-252 DNA encodes these proteins:
- a CDS encoding RNA polymerase subunit sigma-54, translated as MNEKNVSKWQAVNLSQVAENKESLTHSLSDEQLVEILDLNTEQLTYYLEESILENPFIEMEYPIEKKVANIDSAKINHVDESVNHAIGESQSLIMFLFEQIMLFRQTPIRDAMVRLVDYLDERGYLPYTYQELAKKLNLDAMITLDAMTLLKQLEPAGVGAYDLQECLMLQTEQDSKAPNIAYYLLEEYFDLLTAHNIEAIEEKSQFNRDEIEECLSYFHTLRPVPAALFERQQNLNLIPDVSVRYRDEWLEMRYNRHFYPQLIFNQGYFDEMAQQNDAELQAYIEQHRLNYQLLDSCLNYREKSITAMIQAIVKAQVNFFKGETDEKVPYLLKDLAKDLNISESIAKLLVTNKNIEVGTHVYPLTDFITVTYHKGRGGLNMVNIKEIIAQLIDNASTTISNSDLVEQLAEQKIIMSEQLVEDYRRALGK; from the coding sequence ATGAATGAAAAAAATGTGAGTAAATGGCAAGCAGTCAATTTAAGCCAAGTAGCAGAAAATAAAGAGTCGTTAACGCATTCTCTATCTGATGAACAATTAGTAGAAATACTCGATTTAAATACAGAGCAATTAACTTATTATTTAGAAGAGAGTATATTGGAAAATCCATTTATTGAAATGGAATATCCGATTGAAAAGAAAGTAGCAAATATTGATTCTGCTAAAATCAATCATGTAGACGAGAGTGTCAATCACGCAATCGGTGAATCTCAAAGTTTGATTATGTTTTTATTTGAACAAATTATGTTGTTCCGTCAAACTCCAATTCGTGATGCAATGGTGCGTTTAGTGGATTATTTAGATGAACGTGGGTATTTGCCATATACATATCAAGAATTAGCTAAAAAATTGAACTTAGATGCGATGATAACACTCGATGCGATGACCTTACTTAAGCAATTAGAGCCAGCTGGGGTAGGGGCATATGATTTGCAAGAATGTTTGATGTTGCAAACAGAGCAAGATTCTAAAGCACCAAATATTGCATACTATTTATTAGAAGAATATTTTGATTTATTGACTGCACATAATATTGAAGCGATTGAAGAAAAAAGCCAATTCAATCGAGATGAAATAGAAGAGTGCCTATCATATTTCCATACTTTACGACCTGTACCGGCCGCATTGTTTGAGCGTCAACAAAATTTGAATTTAATTCCAGATGTCTCTGTTCGTTATCGTGATGAATGGCTAGAAATGCGATATAATCGTCATTTTTATCCGCAGTTAATCTTTAATCAAGGCTATTTTGATGAAATGGCACAACAAAATGATGCTGAATTACAAGCATATATTGAGCAACATCGTTTGAACTATCAACTATTAGATTCTTGTTTAAACTATCGTGAGAAATCAATTACGGCGATGATACAAGCGATTGTGAAAGCCCAAGTGAATTTCTTTAAAGGGGAAACAGATGAAAAAGTTCCATATTTATTGAAAGATTTGGCGAAAGATTTAAATATTTCAGAGTCGATTGCTAAATTATTAGTGACGAATAAAAATATTGAAGTGGGAACGCATGTTTATCCATTGACTGACTTTATTACGGTGACGTACCATAAGGGACGTGGAGGCTTGAACATGGTTAATATTAAAGAAATCATTGCACAATTAATTGATAATGCTTCTACAACAATTAGTAATTCAGATTTAGTGGAACAATTGGCAGAGCAAAAAATCATTATGAGTGAACAATTAGTAGAAGATTATCGTCGTGCATTAGGTAAATAG
- a CDS encoding MarR family transcriptional regulator — MKDELMKSLFQVNTKLNQIKQKSFDKIDIMSRSEYSFLQHVIELADKKQEQTISQVAQELELSNAAVSRTIKNLLAKEWLVREVVETDRRHSIVKISPLGREKFTQMDQALMELLSAAFEQIGEDDLMTFITLGKHIHQQLSDC; from the coding sequence ATGAAAGATGAGTTAATGAAATCATTATTTCAAGTAAATACTAAATTGAATCAAATAAAACAAAAAAGTTTTGATAAAATCGATATTATGTCACGCAGTGAATACTCTTTTTTACAGCATGTGATTGAATTAGCGGATAAAAAACAAGAACAGACAATTTCACAAGTTGCCCAAGAATTGGAATTATCGAATGCAGCCGTATCAAGAACAATTAAAAATTTACTAGCAAAAGAGTGGCTAGTACGTGAAGTGGTAGAAACGGATAGACGCCATAGTATTGTTAAAATATCTCCATTAGGACGTGAGAAGTTTACACAAATGGATCAAGCGTTAATGGAATTGCTCTCTGCAGCATTTGAGCAAATTGGTGAAGATGACTTAATGACATTTATTACCTTAGGAAAACACATACACCAACAATTATCAGATTGTTAA
- a CDS encoding branched-chain amino acid aminotransferase gives MEKITSQSIDWSNLGFEYIDTGMKFRAYYKDGKWDEGHLETDANLTMHEGSTVLHYGQAVFEGLKAYRTKDGRIQLFRADQNAKRMNESAKRLLMPEVPESLFIKGVKEVVKANADWVPPYGQGASLYIRPFLIGTGPNIGVKTAPEFIFSIFVTPVGPYFKGGLVPAKFLITDFDRAAPKGTGAAKVGGNYAAGLMAGKLAKEQGFADAIYLDPATKTKIEEVGAANFYGITADGRFVTPLSDSILPSITKYSLMHIAANDLGLEVVEQEVPITMLEDFIEAGAMGTAAVITPISYIQHGDNKRYHFYSETEVGPITKRLYDRLVGIQYGDIEAPNGWIQVVE, from the coding sequence ATGGAAAAAATTACATCGCAATCAATTGATTGGTCAAATTTGGGATTTGAGTATATTGATACTGGCATGAAGTTTCGTGCATATTACAAAGACGGAAAATGGGACGAGGGGCACCTTGAAACAGATGCAAATTTGACTATGCATGAAGGGTCGACAGTTTTACATTATGGGCAAGCAGTGTTTGAAGGTTTAAAAGCATATCGCACCAAGGACGGACGGATTCAATTGTTCCGAGCCGACCAAAATGCAAAACGTATGAATGAATCGGCTAAACGTTTATTGATGCCAGAAGTCCCAGAATCATTATTTATAAAAGGTGTTAAGGAAGTAGTAAAAGCGAATGCTGACTGGGTGCCACCATATGGGCAAGGAGCTTCACTCTATATTCGTCCTTTCTTAATTGGTACTGGCCCTAATATTGGAGTTAAAACAGCACCGGAGTTTATTTTTTCTATTTTTGTTACACCAGTTGGCCCGTATTTTAAAGGTGGATTAGTACCGGCTAAGTTTCTGATTACGGATTTTGACAGAGCAGCACCTAAGGGGACTGGAGCAGCTAAAGTTGGGGGCAATTATGCAGCTGGTTTAATGGCAGGTAAATTAGCGAAAGAACAAGGATTTGCTGATGCGATTTATTTAGATCCAGCAACCAAAACAAAAATTGAAGAAGTCGGGGCTGCGAATTTTTATGGCATAACAGCAGACGGTCGCTTTGTTACGCCTTTATCAGATTCGATTTTACCAAGCATTACGAAATATTCTTTAATGCATATTGCCGCTAATGATTTAGGGTTAGAAGTTGTCGAACAAGAGGTGCCGATTACTATGTTAGAAGATTTTATTGAAGCCGGTGCAATGGGGACAGCAGCTGTGATTACACCGATTAGTTATATTCAGCATGGGGATAATAAACGTTATCATTTCTATTCTGAAACAGAAGTTGGGCCGATAACGAAGCGATTATATGACCGATTAGTTGGCATTCAGTATGGAGATATTGAGGCGCCAAATGGCTGGATTCAAGTAGTTGAGTAA
- a CDS encoding YdcF family protein, which translates to MKNIIKIIIISSMLIFLLSISFIGVINLFVIFSTSSKQYSLEQFKENQTHQAKDVSILVLGAGIIDAQTPSKILAARLDAAIALAKQYPEKKLIMSGDHKDIYYDEVSVMKNYAISHGIASERIYLDHAGYSTYDSLYRLKSVLGQQRVIIVTQGYHLSRALMLASGLKLNAVGIQAQEVNSTRVERESREVLARIKDFMVTYGFYSPPEVEENFGFNLQQSGDLTNDKEQLLNKNEKN; encoded by the coding sequence GTGAAGAATATTATTAAAATTATCATTATAAGTAGTATGCTCATCTTTTTACTGAGTATTAGTTTTATTGGTGTGATTAACCTGTTCGTTATTTTTTCAACATCATCTAAGCAATATTCCTTGGAGCAATTTAAAGAAAATCAGACGCATCAAGCAAAGGACGTGTCGATTTTAGTTCTAGGTGCTGGTATTATTGATGCTCAAACACCGAGTAAAATTTTGGCTGCTCGATTAGATGCTGCGATTGCTTTGGCAAAGCAGTATCCGGAGAAAAAGTTGATTATGAGTGGTGATCATAAGGATATTTATTATGATGAAGTGAGTGTGATGAAAAATTATGCGATTAGTCATGGAATTGCTAGTGAACGTATTTATTTAGATCATGCAGGGTACTCTACTTATGACAGTCTTTATCGTCTAAAAAGTGTTCTTGGGCAACAACGAGTCATCATTGTGACGCAAGGGTATCATCTATCTCGTGCATTGATGTTGGCGAGCGGTTTGAAGTTAAATGCAGTGGGCATACAAGCTCAAGAAGTTAATAGTACACGTGTTGAGCGAGAAAGTCGTGAAGTTTTAGCAAGAATAAAAGATTTTATGGTAACGTATGGATTTTATTCACCCCCTGAAGTAGAAGAAAACTTTGGTTTTAATTTGCAACAATCTGGGGACTTAACGAATGATAAGGAACAATTATTAAATAAAAATGAAAAAAATTAA
- a CDS encoding ABC transporter substrate-binding protein — MKNDYRYWLGMLVALLVMVIKVPYVAAEEMIKIGVLQYVEHESLNANYQGFLDGLKELGYEEGKNIEIEFVNAAADNANLQSMSEKLVKHNAYLFAIATPAAQALANVAGETPLYFSSVTDPVAAGLVDSLTNPSGNVTGTIDASPIDEQVKLLQKLQPEAKTIGLLFNSGETNSQSEATRAKEELEKSGLQVEMYTATSTNDISQVMQSMVGKVDAIFTVTDNTVASAMTLVGDLALEAKLAIVGGSVDMVLENGLATYGLDYYSLGKQTAAMLVKQIESNGDWKTLPVESAAEQKLVINEKVAAALNIDVSAIEKE; from the coding sequence ATGAAAAATGATTATCGATATTGGTTAGGGATGTTAGTTGCGTTATTAGTTATGGTGATAAAAGTACCTTATGTAGCAGCAGAAGAAATGATTAAAATTGGTGTGCTGCAATATGTTGAGCACGAATCGCTAAATGCGAATTATCAAGGCTTTTTAGACGGATTAAAAGAATTGGGGTACGAAGAAGGAAAAAATATTGAAATTGAATTTGTAAATGCTGCAGCAGATAATGCTAATTTGCAATCGATGAGTGAGAAATTAGTAAAACATAATGCTTACTTATTTGCGATAGCAACGCCCGCTGCACAAGCATTAGCCAATGTTGCTGGAGAAACTCCGTTGTACTTTTCTTCAGTGACTGACCCAGTAGCTGCTGGATTAGTTGACAGTTTGACGAACCCAAGTGGCAATGTAACAGGTACGATTGATGCATCACCGATTGATGAACAAGTCAAATTATTGCAAAAATTACAGCCAGAGGCGAAGACGATAGGGTTATTGTTTAACTCAGGTGAAACTAATTCGCAGTCAGAAGCGACTCGTGCAAAAGAAGAGTTGGAAAAAAGTGGCTTGCAAGTGGAAATGTACACTGCCACATCAACGAATGACATTAGTCAAGTGATGCAAAGTATGGTGGGAAAAGTCGATGCTATTTTTACGGTAACTGACAATACGGTTGCGAGTGCGATGACATTAGTGGGTGATTTAGCCTTAGAGGCGAAATTAGCAATTGTTGGTGGCTCAGTCGATATGGTATTGGAAAATGGTTTAGCAACCTATGGATTAGATTACTATTCATTAGGAAAGCAAACAGCTGCCATGTTGGTTAAGCAAATTGAATCGAATGGTGATTGGAAGACATTGCCAGTCGAATCGGCAGCAGAACAAAAATTAGTAATAAATGAAAAAGTAGCAGCAGCATTGAATATTGATGTTTCTGCTATCGAAAAAGAATAA
- a CDS encoding ABC transporter substrate-binding protein, giving the protein MFNFKNVKWIMVVVMLVSALLPLSVSVGAQEEKIKIGVLQTVEHEALDAVLAGFKETIEQSNLKDRVEWDIHNASGDMANMQSMSEKLARDNDILFAIATPAAQALATVESKKPIFIAAVTDPVEAGLAESLDKPGRNVTGTSDMAPIEDQVALLTRNFPNVKKVGIIYNSSEINSVVLAELSTKALEAANLTVEVGTVTSTNDIAQVLTPLVEKVDAMFMVTDNTIDSSIALVGDIAKAAKIPTIGSSEPVVKANGLATLSNSYKDYGVQTAEMLINMVEKELTPAEMPIELANKLELVVNEEFAKAIDVDPASIK; this is encoded by the coding sequence ATGTTTAATTTTAAAAATGTAAAATGGATTATGGTTGTTGTAATGTTAGTGTCGGCGTTGTTGCCACTCTCAGTATCGGTTGGTGCACAAGAAGAAAAAATTAAAATCGGTGTTTTGCAAACAGTAGAGCACGAGGCATTAGACGCAGTGTTAGCAGGTTTTAAAGAAACAATTGAGCAATCTAATTTAAAAGACCGAGTTGAGTGGGATATTCACAATGCGAGTGGTGATATGGCGAATATGCAATCAATGAGTGAAAAATTAGCTCGAGATAACGACATTTTATTTGCCATTGCGACACCGGCTGCGCAAGCATTAGCGACAGTGGAATCGAAAAAGCCAATTTTTATTGCAGCCGTAACAGATCCAGTAGAAGCAGGCTTGGCAGAGAGTTTAGATAAACCAGGACGTAATGTCACAGGAACAAGTGATATGGCTCCGATTGAAGACCAAGTAGCATTATTAACACGTAATTTCCCAAATGTTAAAAAAGTAGGAATTATCTACAATTCAAGTGAAATTAATTCAGTTGTATTAGCAGAATTATCAACAAAGGCATTAGAGGCAGCGAATTTAACAGTTGAAGTCGGAACAGTTACAAGTACAAATGATATTGCACAAGTATTAACACCACTTGTTGAAAAAGTAGATGCGATGTTCATGGTGACTGATAACACGATTGATAGTTCAATTGCTTTAGTAGGCGATATTGCTAAAGCTGCAAAAATTCCAACGATTGGATCTTCTGAACCAGTGGTTAAAGCAAATGGTTTAGCGACTTTATCAAATTCATACAAAGACTACGGTGTTCAAACAGCAGAAATGTTGATTAATATGGTTGAAAAAGAATTAACACCGGCAGAAATGCCAATTGAATTAGCAAATAAATTAGAGTTAGTTGTCAATGAAGAATTTGCTAAGGCAATTGATGTCGATCCAGCATCAATAAAATAA
- a CDS encoding ABC transporter permease encodes MDIIVSSFTQGVVWSVMAIGVYITFRLLDIADLSAEGTFPLGAAICASLITSGIHPIVATLIAFVGGALAGLLAGWIHTKLHIPALITGILVLTGLYSINLHVMAGRPNIALLGQTTIFSIVQDATGWSKNVSVLVVTLVVLAVILALLISFLNTEVGLALRATGDNLAMSAANGINTNWMKTIGYMIGNGLIALAGAMVAQKDGFSDIGMGIGTIVIGLASVIVAEVVIPNKTIGIRLTTIILGSFIYRLIIDTILNQPFISIRSTDLRFFSAVLLTFVLYLPELQRQRLTKNRLTKGGRVA; translated from the coding sequence ATAGATATAATCGTTTCAAGTTTTACCCAAGGGGTTGTATGGTCGGTTATGGCAATCGGCGTGTATATCACATTTAGGTTACTCGACATAGCAGATTTATCGGCTGAGGGGACTTTCCCCTTAGGCGCTGCTATTTGTGCGAGCCTTATTACCAGTGGTATTCATCCGATTGTAGCGACGCTAATTGCCTTTGTGGGCGGTGCATTGGCAGGATTATTAGCCGGTTGGATTCATACAAAATTACATATTCCAGCATTAATTACCGGTATTTTAGTTTTAACAGGATTATACTCAATTAACTTGCATGTAATGGCTGGTCGTCCGAATATTGCGTTGCTTGGGCAAACTACTATTTTTTCAATTGTTCAAGATGCAACAGGGTGGAGTAAAAATGTCAGTGTATTAGTGGTGACATTAGTTGTACTAGCAGTGATTTTAGCGTTATTGATTTCATTTTTAAATACGGAAGTCGGATTGGCTTTGCGTGCAACAGGTGATAATTTAGCGATGAGTGCAGCCAATGGTATCAACACGAATTGGATGAAAACAATTGGGTATATGATTGGTAATGGCTTGATTGCATTAGCTGGAGCAATGGTAGCACAAAAAGACGGATTCAGTGATATTGGTATGGGAATTGGAACGATTGTTATTGGATTAGCATCTGTCATTGTGGCTGAAGTGGTTATTCCGAACAAAACTATTGGTATTCGATTAACAACGATTATTTTAGGTAGCTTTATTTATCGTTTAATTATTGATACCATTTTAAATCAGCCATTTATTAGTATTCGTTCAACGGATTTACGATTCTTCTCGGCTGTATTATTAACTTTTGTATTATATTTACCAGAGTTGCAAAGACAACGATTAACTAAAAATCGCTTAACAAAAGGAGGACGAGTAGCGTGA
- a CDS encoding ATP-binding cassette domain-containing protein, producing the protein MSQLQLTNIHKSFSVGTVNENHVLKGIDLVINKGDFITVIGGNGAGKSTLLNTISGNHVPDAGSITIGGEDVTRWSTAKRSAKIGYVFQDPRMGTAKRLTIQENMALAYRRGLKRGLRWGVKKMEKSLMKERLATLGLGLENRLDTEVDFLSGGQRQALTLLMATLRQPDILLLDEHTAALDPKTSQMVLSLTETIIAEQELTALMITHNMEDALKYGNRLIMLHHGRIVVDINKEQKASMSVVDLLNLFKEQSGELSLSDSMLLG; encoded by the coding sequence GTGAGTCAATTACAATTAACGAATATTCATAAATCCTTTTCGGTAGGGACAGTGAATGAAAATCATGTTCTAAAAGGGATTGATTTAGTTATCAATAAAGGAGATTTTATTACCGTTATCGGAGGAAATGGTGCAGGAAAATCAACGCTATTGAATACGATATCGGGTAATCATGTGCCTGACGCTGGTAGTATTACAATTGGTGGAGAAGATGTGACAAGGTGGTCTACTGCAAAACGTTCAGCGAAGATAGGTTATGTTTTTCAAGACCCACGCATGGGGACGGCTAAGCGTTTGACTATCCAAGAAAATATGGCATTAGCTTATCGTAGAGGCTTAAAACGTGGTTTACGTTGGGGCGTTAAAAAAATGGAAAAATCATTGATGAAAGAACGTCTTGCGACATTAGGATTAGGATTGGAAAACCGTTTGGATACTGAAGTAGATTTCTTGTCTGGAGGGCAACGTCAAGCCTTAACCTTATTAATGGCAACTTTACGACAACCGGATATATTGCTATTAGATGAGCATACAGCAGCTCTAGACCCGAAAACAAGTCAAATGGTATTGTCGTTAACCGAAACAATCATTGCCGAACAAGAGTTGACAGCATTGATGATTACGCATAATATGGAAGATGCATTGAAATACGGCAATCGCTTGATAATGTTACATCATGGACGTATTGTCGTTGATATTAATAAAGAACAAAAAGCATCAATGAGTGTTGTCGATTTATTGAACTTATTTAAAGAGCAAAGTGGCGAATTAAGTCTGTCAGATAGTATGTTACTTGGATAG
- a CDS encoding SLC13 family permease — MSGQRTVVQKIIMIVTLSIYLGVISNHYFGWHLLGVAPQMLSMIGIFSSSLLLWLFVAIDWPSLLCLLAMAMLPEVGFATILPLSFGNVTFAFLFFTFILTYALEQTYFIKRLTGKVLHSKWAQRSPWALMIAFYSVMLLISCIISPTILFMIAYPIYEEICTQFNFEKGNRNASMMLVALFSTIAIGTAMTPINHVFAITAIGLYNNAFDSEITSLSYMLVVVPVGLSIFLSLLASLKWVWRLDLSTVSLSTFETLSDVPETTKREKWIVAIFMIVVAFWIAPEMLATLWPALAAFSKSVGIAFPPLFGIVLLGILTCDGEPLLDITKAIRTGVHWPSLLLVSATLALGSMIAREDSGIVTLLNDVMTPILVNLPAMIVVLIFVVWAGIQTNFSSNLVTVSVVTSIAIALAQSNVSFVANPAIITCFIGFMASIALMTPPAMPYVAISVGSNWVGARQAFLYGLWLVLISMVMCMLIGYPIGIMIF, encoded by the coding sequence ATGAGTGGTCAACGGACAGTGGTACAGAAAATCATTATGATAGTTACATTAAGTATTTATCTTGGGGTTATTTCCAACCATTATTTTGGGTGGCATTTATTGGGAGTAGCTCCACAAATGCTTTCGATGATAGGAATATTTAGCAGTAGTTTATTATTATGGTTATTTGTGGCAATAGATTGGCCGAGCCTATTATGTTTGTTGGCAATGGCGATGTTACCGGAAGTTGGTTTTGCAACGATATTACCTTTATCGTTTGGAAATGTCACTTTTGCCTTTTTATTTTTTACCTTTATCTTGACATATGCGTTGGAGCAGACATATTTCATTAAGCGATTGACTGGCAAAGTGTTGCATAGTAAATGGGCACAACGCTCACCATGGGCATTGATGATAGCTTTTTATAGTGTAATGTTATTGATTAGTTGCATTATCTCGCCAACTATTTTGTTTATGATTGCCTATCCGATTTATGAAGAAATATGTACACAATTTAATTTTGAAAAAGGAAATCGTAATGCCAGTATGATGTTGGTAGCATTATTTTCTACCATTGCGATTGGGACAGCGATGACGCCGATTAATCATGTTTTTGCTATTACAGCAATCGGTTTATATAATAATGCTTTTGATTCTGAAATTACGTCATTGTCTTATATGTTAGTGGTTGTACCAGTCGGCTTGAGTATTTTCTTATCCTTATTAGCCAGCTTAAAATGGGTATGGCGTTTGGACTTATCGACGGTTTCTTTGTCGACATTTGAAACATTATCCGATGTACCAGAAACTACTAAGAGAGAAAAATGGATTGTGGCGATATTTATGATAGTCGTCGCTTTTTGGATTGCACCGGAAATGTTAGCGACTCTATGGCCAGCTTTAGCTGCTTTCTCTAAAAGTGTAGGGATTGCTTTTCCACCATTATTTGGGATTGTGTTATTAGGGATTCTGACTTGTGACGGTGAACCATTGTTAGATATTACGAAAGCAATTCGTACTGGTGTTCATTGGCCTAGTCTTTTATTGGTGTCGGCTACCTTAGCTTTAGGTAGCATGATTGCACGAGAAGATAGTGGTATTGTTACTTTATTAAATGATGTTATGACGCCAATATTAGTTAATTTACCAGCAATGATAGTGGTATTGATTTTTGTGGTATGGGCAGGGATTCAGACGAATTTCAGTTCAAATTTAGTGACCGTATCGGTTGTGACTTCCATTGCCATTGCATTAGCGCAATCGAATGTTTCCTTTGTTGCTAATCCAGCGATTATTACGTGTTTCATTGGATTTATGGCATCAATTGCTTTAATGACACCACCAGCTATGCCGTATGTTGCTATTTCGGTTGGGTCAAATTGGGTTGGTGCAAGACAAGCTTTTTTATACGGCTTGTGGCTTGTGCTTATCAGTATGGTGATGTGCATGTTAATTGGATATCCAATTGGAATAATGATTTTTTAG
- a CDS encoding chorismate mutase produces MLEEQRARIDAIDAQLVALFEERMNVVEEVIKIKLANQKDILDTSREKQVIDKAKGRLKSPKLENEITTFFESLMAISRHYQAKMSEKLKNK; encoded by the coding sequence ATGTTAGAAGAACAAAGAGCACGCATTGATGCAATAGATGCACAATTAGTGGCATTATTTGAAGAACGTATGAATGTAGTTGAAGAAGTTATTAAAATTAAATTAGCAAATCAAAAAGATATTTTGGACACTTCAAGAGAAAAGCAAGTGATTGATAAAGCAAAAGGACGTTTGAAGTCGCCAAAATTGGAGAATGAGATTACAACCTTTTTTGAGTCGCTAATGGCGATTTCAAGACATTATCAAGCAAAAATGAGCGAAAAATTAAAAAATAAATAG
- a CDS encoding uracil permease: protein MTMETKQKNQLLLEVHEKPEFIPGLLLSFQHVFAMFGATILVPLILGMSVSTALLASGIGTLIYILATKAQVPVYLGSSFAYISAMAIAKEAMGGEIDASQTGIMLVGLVYVAVAIIIKRTGSDWLNRLLPPIVIGPMIMVIGLGLAGTAVTNAGFIKGGDWRHVAAAMVTFIIAITITVKGKGFLRVIPFLIAIIGGYLAAILLGIVDFTPVAQASWLAFPDISLPFSHSLSFANEYKIYFGPEAFAILPIAIVTIAEHIGDHVVLGEITNRDYVKKPGLHRTLIGDGVATFVSALIGGPANTTYGENTGVIGMTRIASVSVIRNAALIAIALSFFGKFTALISTIPNAVLGGMAILLYGVIASNGLKVLIQARTNFAHSRNLIIASAMLVIGLGGAVLELGSVLTLSGTALSAIVGVSLNAILPHEDKDNIEVGF, encoded by the coding sequence ATGACAATGGAAACAAAACAAAAGAACCAACTATTGCTTGAGGTGCATGAAAAGCCTGAATTTATCCCAGGCTTACTATTGAGTTTTCAGCATGTGTTTGCGATGTTTGGTGCAACGATTTTAGTGCCGTTAATCTTAGGAATGTCGGTATCAACAGCATTATTAGCAAGTGGTATTGGGACATTGATATATATTTTAGCAACCAAAGCGCAAGTGCCTGTTTATTTAGGTTCTTCATTTGCTTACATTTCAGCAATGGCAATTGCCAAAGAAGCGATGGGTGGAGAGATTGATGCTTCGCAAACAGGGATTATGTTAGTCGGATTAGTTTATGTAGCAGTTGCTATTATTATTAAACGTACAGGAAGTGATTGGTTAAACCGCTTATTACCACCTATCGTGATTGGACCAATGATTATGGTAATTGGATTGGGTCTAGCAGGGACAGCAGTGACTAATGCAGGGTTTATTAAAGGTGGAGACTGGCGTCACGTGGCGGCTGCCATGGTAACATTTATTATTGCGATTACAATTACTGTAAAAGGGAAAGGCTTTTTACGTGTCATTCCATTCTTAATTGCGATTATTGGTGGATATTTAGCAGCTATATTACTCGGTATTGTCGATTTTACACCGGTGGCACAAGCCAGTTGGTTAGCATTTCCAGATATTAGTTTGCCATTTTCACATTCGCTATCATTTGCTAATGAATATAAAATCTATTTTGGACCAGAAGCATTCGCTATTTTACCGATTGCTATTGTTACGATTGCAGAGCATATTGGGGACCATGTGGTACTAGGTGAAATTACTAATCGTGATTATGTTAAAAAACCAGGGTTACATCGTACATTGATTGGTGACGGAGTGGCAACTTTTGTTTCAGCATTGATTGGTGGGCCTGCGAATACGACTTATGGTGAAAATACAGGTGTTATCGGAATGACGCGTATCGCCAGTGTTTCAGTGATTCGTAATGCAGCATTAATTGCAATTGCATTGAGTTTCTTCGGTAAATTTACAGCATTGATTTCAACGATACCAAATGCAGTACTTGGTGGTATGGCAATTTTATTATATGGTGTTATCGCAAGTAACGGTCTGAAAGTGTTAATTCAGGCTAGAACTAATTTTGCACATTCACGTAACTTAATTATAGCGAGCGCAATGCTTGTAATTGGTTTAGGTGGTGCAGTATTAGAATTAGGTAGTGTATTAACTTTATCAGGTACAGCCTTGAGTGCGATTGTAGGCGTTTCGTTAAATGCGATTTTACCTCATGAAGATAAGGACAATATTGAAGTAGGTTTTTAA